ACAAGGCGAGCAGCATACAGCCTTGCATGCTCTGTAGCTTCTCTTCAGGAAAACAAGCTCTTTGGCTtcacacagcagctccctgttCTTTGTTAAACTGCTCACGTCCAGACCTGAGGAGCCCCTTGCCAACCCACGTACTCTGTGGGCCGGCACTGCTCCTTCCCGTCTCTCCCTGccggggcagctctgcaggctccAATGCTGTGCTGTGGAAACAAGTGGCTCAGGACAATGCCACTTTCTCAGCCACCAACCCAATAGCCAGACAGAATGCATTTCAAGGGTGAGGGAAGTGGGGCACAGAGATGCTTGGCAGCAAGAACACCACTCCCTGGGCTCCCCAGGCTGTccttccagctgcagggctgctgggggaagGACACTCCCAGCTTCACATCTGTCTCCAAGCAGGCCAATGCTGCCTTGCCCAACACCACCCTGCTCACGTTCTTTTCTCGTTGCATGTGGGAAGAGCTGCAAAACATGGGGTTGCCTGGAGTGCAGCAGCAGATCCTGCCTCTGTGGGCTGTAGGAGCTCCTCTGCTTCTCTTTCAAAGAGAAATTGGAAAGACTCCATGGGGCCAATGCAACCTACCACAGCTCATCTGATGGGGACACTGCTACGGTGCAAAcccaagaaagaaaagacagagcCCATCACCTCATCTGGAGCTGGCAGCCCAGCATGGCAGGCAGCAGCCTCCACCATGTGAGGCTGTTTCCAAGGGTTACCCTTTGCTGCCAGTATGGTTTGtagggcagggagagaaaggGACTATAGCCCTGCTTACATCCTTTCCATGAagaggagccctgggctggtgAGTGGGTGCAGCGGGCCCTGGTGAGCAGGTGAGgagtgctgggatggggatCCCCACTAATGGAACACGGTGCTCAGCCTGGTGGGGGCCATCTCCAGGGTTTGTTCTGCTTTCATTCAGGTGTCTGAGTTACAAGCTTTGAACAAAGGCCAGGCAAcagagggctgggggaggcCCCTTTGCCAAACCTCATTTCCATACCATTGAAGGAAAGTGGCTTTGCCCCCAGAAAGGGACACAAGCCATTCATTCCCtgccccctctgccctgccctacATGACTCTAAGGTTGGCCACCACTGGAGATGGCCACAGGGCAGTGCAGGACCCTCACCCTGTCCCAAGGATGGATCCATGCACAGGATGGACAGACAGTGGCCCCCAGCCCCACTACAGCATCACCAGTTTTGTTAGCCTCCAGTTAAACAAACTTAAGCCCACCACCATTAGAGACAGGGAAGGCACAGCTGCTGGGCCACACACAGCACCCGCTGTCTCCAGCAGTGTgtgccccagaggcatcagAGTGCAGGGTCCCTCTGCCCCTCTGTGCTGAGAACCACTGTGTCCCCAGTGGCTTGGGTTTGAGCCCTTTGCAGacccagaatcacagagtcaacCATTCTTCTCTGGGCAGGGAGCACAGCAACTTcgggctgctgctctgtgagATGTCACTGCTTGGCAACAAGGAAATACTTTGTTCTCACTCCATAAAAGGCATTTATGTGTCCCTCCCCATTGGCACAGACTCAGCTCAGGGGAAGAAGTCAGCTAACCCAAGAGCAAGCAAcacaggatggggacagtgcAGGGATAAGGGTGCCCTCTCCTCCAGCAAGGCCAGGGGCTTTCCTCTGCCTCTTCTTgcttccctcctgcccagccccagtgccagggaGGCTACCTACCAAAAGATCCTGGCAGGTCCACAGAGCACCACTCACCCCCCACCTCAGTCCCCAGTGCCCTGCCAGCAAAGCAGAGCTCAATTCACTGGAGAAAccagtgccagctgcagggcaggaatgtGTTTCATCTTTAGCCAGCTGATGCATGGCAATTCCCATCAGCCACCCCAGTTTTGGGCTACAAGTGACCTAATTATGTAAGGCAAGCTCTCCATAAGCCTGGGGCAGGTGCAGCATCCTCCAGGGGCTGCCATAAGAAAGCAGGAGCAGGTACCTAGGGGCCTGGACCTAGCCAGGCTGGACTACATGCCTCTGCAAAGTCACCAGTGCAGGGTCAGGCCCAGCACACTGCAGCCACCCTGGTCAATGGTCCTGCTAGGGCAGGGCTGTCAGGAAAAGGTGGGTCTTCTCCAAGCATCAGGAAGCAGACAGGGAGGAGACCAGACACAGGGGAGCCTTGAGGAACAGGGACGTGCACTCAGCATTGTCCTCCATGGAGCAGAGGCTGTAGAAACTACAGAATGGGGGctccctgccagggcacaggctgttccagctcctgtcccccatcccagcagcagggctgctctgtggaGGTGCCTCTCCCACATTGCAGAGCTCCTCAGGACACATGAGGCAACCAGCATAGCTGTCCCTTCCCAGCGCTCTTGCTGGCACAATCAGCACAGAGGGAAGCTCACAGTCCAGGGAGGACCAGAGCTGTGGGGAGCCATGCTCAGAGCATGCACATGAACAAAAAAAGCCCTGGAGTCTATTCCTGAGTGCAACTGCTGCTCTCCCATTATTCCACCACTCTGTCCTTTGCCATGGTCCAACAAGCAGGTGACCAAAAACAGCCTCCCCAACCCCTACTCACCCCATTTCTGTCCTCCAAGGCACAGGGCTGGAGAGCCATTTACAGGGATTTACATACAGCCATTCACCCCCCAGCATGCTGGCACTTACACAATTGCCTTCCCACAAAGAAGGAAATGCTCGGAGGGATGTGTACAGAACAGcatggaaggaaaaagaaacctgCTCTTGAAGAGGTACTTGCACAGGGATTGCCCCTTTTTTAACCTTCAAGGAAGGGATTTTTCCTCCTGATGTTTTGTTGTTACATAATTCAaagtaaataatgaaaaaagtcTTTGTTCCCGCTCtctccctcccagctgctgcagcccaggaagcTCCCAGCCACCTTGTTGCTTtggagccctggcacagcatcTCTTAATCCTCAGACAATATTGGCAAAAGGATTTTAGCAGTGCTGGCCCGAACCCACAGGGGCAGGTCCCTCcaccttcctgcagcagcaccaatTGCACCTGAGGGTTTGCTATTATTCTGTATGGACCCCCCAGTACTCCAGCCCTGCTGAAACCAGGTCTAGCTGAGCTTACTCCGCTGGCAGTGTctcacagctccctgcctgcaccCAGGGCCGTGTCTGCAGGCTTTTCTGCAGCTTGCATCACAGCAAATGCGATTATTCTCACTGGATTTTATGAATTCCCTCCAGAGTTCCTACGTAACACAAGTACATTAGTGAGGCGCCTGGCTGGTCCCGTGGGCACCGAGAACACCACGGGACCGGGTCCTCAGGGGCGAATAGCTATGGGTGGGCTGCTTCTCTGCGGCGAGATGACACTCAGGCGAGTTGAATTCCAAGAGGGTTTATTGAGGGAAAGGCAGGATCGGGGAGCGAGGAGGAACAACCACTCCAGTAGGGAGCAGGTCCTGAGAGCCCCGAGCAGGGGCGGGACAGGGGTTTTAAGGGTGACTGGGAAGGAGGGTCGGGGTAAACAACAACCAACGGGGTGAGGGCTTGAGggtggagtgagggaagagcgACAGGGCAACAcccaactgggatagagggaagggaTGGCTTCGAGGGGAGAACCAGTAGGGATACAAAGAacttagaactttccagaactgggggaaggagtaCACAATGATGGACAGGAACagggggaagggataacaaaaGACTGACAACCGGAGGAGGCGGGAAACTAAACATCAGGTGCCtcccaaggcagagcaggggggccatcagccacaccccctcccacacatTAGGGGACTTTATCCGTGCTAATTTCAGATGACAAAGTCAAACCAAGATGAATCTGCACAGGGAGGCTTATTCATAAGTAGCAGCAATGATAGGGGACTACAGTGCCTGCCAAGAGACTCGTCATTAGCTCATTAGCAGAGGACATCACATCCTAAACTGGAGAACTAAAAAGGAAACATCACCTTGCAGCCATGGCCCCTCTCCTTGTGCTGGGTGCATCTTGGAACACCAGGCAGGAGTGCTGCTCATCAATGCTGAAGGCATTTTGCAGTTCAGATGCCAAGAATAAGCAGCCCCATCCTCCCCTTGCCCAAGGGTTTTTGCAGTCACTGTCAGGAGTGGTTCACAGGGCCCTGTCAGCTGCACTCACCACTGGAGAGTCTCACCCAGAAGCAACATACGGCCTGTTCATGCTGGACAAGCCCATCTCCAGAGACAACAGCCCATGTACTGCATAAAACACTGAGGTCACTGCAAGGTCTAAAAATACCTGTTTAAAACCAACATCACTCAGTGCCTGACCACTGTGGAacacaaacccaacaaaaaccaaacaataaaTGCCCATCCACAAACTCATGTAcaagaaaaggttaaaaaagtTCTTAAAAAGTACAAAGGAGCACAGGAGAGCCGTCAGACAGACTTTGATCAAGGAGAACTTGATAGCAACTGCTGGGGAATATGGAACTGAAGCTACAGGGCTACGGCCAACTGAAGGGGGTGACCTTCCACAAGCAGATCTGCAGCCTTCCTGTCACATCCCACCTCTCCTCTCCTAAGCAAGTCTGCAGGCAAACTGTGGGCCAGGGAGATCATTCACCTGACTCTTCTGCACAAATTGACTACTTCATTCTGATTATCTTTAACAAGAACTTGCCCATTCTTACCTCAGCATTTCCACACCCATTTTTCTCCGGCACTATCATGATGACGTACAAACCTCCCAAGAGGACTTGTGTATCTAAAAATGGTTAGATAAATGCTCCTTGTAACAAAACCATTGGCTTAGTTACTCTGTTATTTCAGTTGCTCACTACCCTCTCACTTTCTGATGCTTCCTTCCTGTCAGTTTGTTCCAAGTAAGATTTTAAGCTGATTAAGGTTCTTTCCAggcctggcagctctgccctggttGCTGCTGTTGCAGCTATTCCTGTACAAGTTTTACAGGTTATGCCTCAGATGTTCAATAACATCTACAGCTCTCTAGAAAGAGGTTACACAGCCTCTTTCTGGATACATAAGTCCTAGTTACAAGACCAGGGAACAAGAAATTGGCTGTTGATTTCAAGAGCAAGTTCTCACTGATCAGTCCTCATTttggctggaagggacctctggaggcCTCTCGGAAGCTGTCTTTACCCCATCTATGCAGGCTCTTTTGTCCCAGCCTCTCCTCAAAGGGCAGGTGCTGGGCCCTGCCAGCTCAGTGGCTCTGCTGGGCTTGCTCATCACTCTTGACAGGAGGTCCAGGACAGACATGCTATCCCACAGGTGGTCTCATGAGGCAGGTAAGCCTTGCTGTTCATATGATACTTCTGCATTACACCAGAGACCAGAGATCTGAGCTTCATCTCCTCCTCAGTCACCAGCAACAATGGAAGCATTACTTACAACGAACAAAAAGAATTTTATTGGAACATATACACACAGGGATAACAGAGGTATCTGAGTAATCAAATATGGAATGTTTaagaaagttaaaataaataaggatACCAAGTTTTGCCAGTGCTAGGTCCAGCACCAATGTAAGTAAATGCCCTCTGAACAAGTCTGACTCTGACAGGATTATCCTTGCAGAGCCTGTAAAGATTCCTACCACCAGAAAGTGGCCAATAATTTTGGAATACGAAGAGTCACAATAGTGCTTTCTACTGATGTGCATTCACACTGTTTATTCATTACTTTCGTCtcttatttctttaataatatCTATTAAATTCTGGAGTCCAAAAACGTAACCAGTGTCTTGGCCCTCATGCACCACACTATCTTCTCCATAGTACTTGCAGGTTGTGTGGGCAAAGTCTATCATGCGGACATCGACAGTACTGGCAGTTGGTTTGTAGGCATAGGCTCCTGCTGACTCATCTGAAGATTCCTCTGAAAGGTCCTCTAGGTCCTCTGGATCCGAATCAACAGCAACttcctgcctttcctttccATCATAGATGATCAGCAAGGAGCTTGAATAGAAGCGATAGGACTCCTGTTTCTCCAGCACAGACTTGAGTTCAGTAAGTTTTTTAATAACGGACTCAAAGAGTTCCCTGCGCAGATATTTGCCGTTATGAAAGAACTGGTAAAGTGCTTCTTTGAATCCTTGGACTGAGAGTTTTCTTCCGTGGTATTTATTCATGAACATCAGCTGGCCAGTGCCTGCCTGGTAGACCTGCAGATACGAACACAAGACAAGAGAAAAGGAACAGTTAAAATTGCTGGTACATTGACATCAAAGCCTTGAGGGgacacaaaaaaattttaaaaactaaaaaagcaTGCTCCTTAACACTTACAAGATGACATACTAATCTCTAAAACTGCTCTTGCACAATTATAGAAATTGCTATCAACTGatccagcagtgcctgtgcaactcagaggaaatggaaaattCCTTCAGTTTAGATTTGAGCTTTTCCATGCAGAATGTAAGAACAAGGACTTAAAGTGAGATTAGGAAAGCTGCAGCCAAGATCTCCAAAGTCAAGCTACAACTTGTACCACAGCCACTGATTCAGCTCATTACCAGCCTCTACTCTAGGATGTACCAGTTGATTCTCAGCATGCTGAGATCTGAGTGACGGCAAACATTCCTATACAAAAATAAGGTGTACCCCATAATCATCTGTATTTGAAGAAGAGGTGCTCCTGCAGaaaaatgccttcctgcaggaaGGCAAGGGAGAGTGGTCTGTACAACTGATAGTTCAATAATGCCTAAACATCTGGGTCAAGAAAGGATTGCAGGTGCTTCCAAAGttcctctctgtttttcagCACAGGTCAATACTGGAAAGTGAACAGTGGCAATGCCCTGCTCAAACCCCAGCACACTGTGGTTAGAAATGCAGCTCCCACACTTTCATTTCTGCCTCatgtttttctctgaatttgAACAGTGAGCTGAACACCACATATGCCAACAGTCCTGCTGTGGAACAAGACCTAGCAAACACTGCTAGCATTCCTGGAATCTATTGGATAGGAGGAGAAAAGCTTCAGGAAAAAACTCCAACACAAACATGTTGTTTCTCATTTGTCACTCTAGGAATACAgaaacaagtaaacaaaaaattCAGGTGAAAGTCCACACAATGTCTCCTCATCTGGCAACAAGTCTTATCACATTTACCACGCACTTCTTGCCTGCACTTTGCAACAAGTCTACTTCAAGCAGTGAAAAGTGAAAGATCTGTGGCTGTTCAACGTTACAGAACAGAACTGATTGCTTCttattattttaacaaatttCCGTGTACTTAATTCAAAATGCATGTAACTGGCCACTCCTGTAAGTGTTCCCTAGGCTATCCTGAACTGTTAATTGAATCAGTAGTTTTAACAGTTTTGAACTGCTGATAAGGTGCAGGAGGCTGTTTGTGTGTTCAGAGCCTGCACCCATTGGTGCAGAGCATGGgctgcaggctgctcctggagaTGCTGCCACCTCCAACTCATCAACGATACTCTAAGTCCTCACTCCCCTCAGAAGCaaacaaagcacagcagctcaAGGGTAACAACTTGTGTGATGACTACATAAACCCCAAACTCCACTAACAGAACTAGGTGCAAGCCTGCTGGCCGCACACGAGGAGCTCTCCTCTCACCTGCATGCCACAGACGCGCACTCCGATCACGGCCGAGGTGCTCTGCTGGCACTTGCGGATCTGATTCGCCTTCTTCTCCTCGGACGCGTCGTCGCCGTGCTGCCGCGTCCCCATCTTCAGGTCCAGCACACACGGGACCTCGTAGCGAGACGTCAGGTTCTCCAGCAAAATGAATTCTGACCAGTTAAGGAACAAGCCTCACAATGAGGAATACAGGTTTTAAAAACATTACCACAGATTTTATAGTGCCTCACTCTTAACATTAAGGATATCCAAAACATGCCTAGCATAAAGTAATCTAGAAAAATTACAGTTACATAAACTTAAGATGCCCTCTGTTTTAAGCCAGTTTCAGTTTTAGTGGTCCAGAGACTAATGAGTTTTCACATTAAGTAAAAACCAAATGCAATCAGTTACCCAGAAATATAACATGGCAGCTGACTTTGAACTATGACATATTTCCTGTCTGTcaagagacttttttttctgtgggaagtgaagattttgtgtgtttgtacTACCATTCAAAACCAGTGAAGCATTCCAAAGATATCACACACTTTTTAGGCATCTGAATAATAATCTACAGTGAAATAGTGACAGTACCAGCCAAAAAATCCTATCAATTTGATCATTTATTAGTCATAGATGTTTCAGTAATCCATGACCGAAACTCCTCACACTGAGAAACTTGTTTACCTCAGTATTTAGATACTACTACTTTTGCAGGATATATCAGTTGCATCCAAGCCTACAGAAAGATCATATTTTGATAGAATGTTCAGGGTGGAAATGCTTGCCTATGGTTCCACAGCACAAAACCAACGTGCTTCGGCCTTCATGGATGCAGTCAGTTTTTTGTTTCTCATGCTCCAATCCTACATGACTGTTTATACTCAACTTTTCTTAAAGCTCATCAAAAAGAGACTAATAGAAGCAGAAActccaggcactggaacagcctcTCTGTTTAAGAAACTAatgaaaagaggaagaggacACTAGTTTTTAAGATCACCTATATCAAAATGGTAATAAAAAATGACAGAACTCATCTACTTTGAAAACTCTGACCTAGAAACTGTTTTTGTGGAAGACATCAAACACTATACTGTAAAACATGTCCACTAAGCCACAATGTGAAGATTTTAATTGAGTTCTCTGAATTTCCTAGCTGAGGTAGTTTGTTACGTGCTGGAAAAGCCCATTTCTAGAAAGTGCTGGCACACCCTTCAAAGATGCCAAATAAATCACTTCAGAGCTTCAGAGTCTCTCGGGACTGCAGTTAAGCCTGCTCTCTACTCTCATCTGGAATGTTCAAGAAATAAGAGGCAGAGCCCTACTCATTCCATTGTTATGAGGTACTTTCAGGAAAGGATACTATATTGATTTCGGTGCTTTGCGTTTTCCTTCATGCGCTGTAACTGTTGCTGGTGACATTTCATGCTCCATGGATTATGGTGTTTAAACTGAGAActgacatttccttttttctctacAGTATAATACAAGACTTCAGATTTCTTCAGCCACTCAAATTCTTCCTCCAGTTTGTGActagaaaaac
The Taeniopygia guttata chromosome 12, bTaeGut7.mat, whole genome shotgun sequence DNA segment above includes these coding regions:
- the IP6K2 gene encoding inositol hexakisphosphate kinase 2 isoform X1, translated to MGQAPACACWVVPPSSGPQPAAQRCPLGRRACPVCARRSGGRAAGRRGGAAYPRGPRSPGRAGPGPEPEPQPEPALPRCPAPLPWQQRRRPRPISARRRAPSQWRGGWEGGARRSEEGRPRAAPPSWHLRNKSAEAAAGAGAAPGVVSVSFEEDEDGNLCLIAYPLNGDHDNLENLDNSDCEPKSKLLRWTNKKTVLLENEKISKEWVRQHRKEEKMKSHKLEEEFEWLKKSEVLYYTVEKKGNVSSQFKHHNPWSMKCHQQQLQRMKENAKHRNQYKFILLENLTSRYEVPCVLDLKMGTRQHGDDASEEKKANQIRKCQQSTSAVIGVRVCGMQVYQAGTGQLMFMNKYHGRKLSVQGFKEALYQFFHNGKYLRRELFESVIKKLTELKSVLEKQESYRFYSSSLLIIYDGKERQEVAVDSDPEDLEDLSEESSDESAGAYAYKPTASTVDVRMIDFAHTTCKYYGEDSVVHEGQDTGYVFGLQNLIDIIKEIRDESNE
- the IP6K2 gene encoding inositol hexakisphosphate kinase 2 isoform X2 translates to MSPAFGAMEVEHYSKGVLLEPFVHQVGGHSCVLRFNDKTICKPLIQREHQFYETLPTEMRKFTPQYEGVVSVSFEEDEDGNLCLIAYPLNGDHDNLENLDNSDCEPKSKLLRWTNKKTVLLENEKISKEWVRQHRKEEKMKSHKLEEEFEWLKKSEVLYYTVEKKGNVSSQFKHHNPWSMKCHQQQLQRMKENAKHRNQYKFILLENLTSRYEVPCVLDLKMGTRQHGDDASEEKKANQIRKCQQSTSAVIGVRVCGMQVYQAGTGQLMFMNKYHGRKLSVQGFKEALYQFFHNGKYLRRELFESVIKKLTELKSVLEKQESYRFYSSSLLIIYDGKERQEVAVDSDPEDLEDLSEESSDESAGAYAYKPTASTVDVRMIDFAHTTCKYYGEDSVVHEGQDTGYVFGLQNLIDIIKEIRDESNE